A window of the Juglans microcarpa x Juglans regia isolate MS1-56 chromosome 5D, Jm3101_v1.0, whole genome shotgun sequence genome harbors these coding sequences:
- the LOC121266256 gene encoding calcium load-activated calcium channel-like — MATPQIFSSFKYSDSLTVVAISFCTAIICEAISWLLIYRTNSYKSLRSSIDKAAKKLETMKTESSAKIAKKSKTKKMDRVETSLKESSRDLSLFKFKSGAVVALVLFVVFGLLNSLFEGKVVAKLPFSPVRIVMKMSHRGLQGDDPTDCSMAFLYFLCSISIRTNLQKFLGFSPPRGASSGLFPMPDPKTN, encoded by the coding sequence ATGGCCACACCTCAGATCTTCTCCTCTTTCAAGTACTCCGACAGCCTCACCGTCGTGGCCATTTCGTTCTGCACTGCCATAATCTGCGAGGCTATCTCCTGGCTCCTCATCTATCGCACCAACTCCTACAAGTCCCTCCGTTCTTCAATTGACAAGGCTGCCAAGAAGCTGGAGACGATGAAAACCGAATCCTCCGCCAAGATCGCCAAGAAATCTAAGACTAAAAAGATGGACCGCGTCGAGACCAGTCTCAAGGAGTCGAGCCGCGACCTCTCCCTCTTCAAGTTCAAGTCCGGCGCCGTCGTCGCCCTTGTCCTCTTCGTCGTCTTCGGTCTTCTTAACTCACTCTTCGAAGGCAAGGTGGTTGCCAAATTACCATTCAGTCCCGTCAGGATCGTTATGAAGATGAGCCACAGGGGTCTACAAGGTGACGATCCAACCGATTGTTCCATGGCCTTCTTGTACTTCCTCTGCTCGATTAGTATTCGTACCAATCTGCAAAAGTTCTTAGGGTTTTCACCACCACGCGGCGCCAGCTCCGGCCTCTTCCCCATGCCAGATCCCAAAACCAATTGA